A single region of the Hoeflea prorocentri genome encodes:
- a CDS encoding SurA N-terminal domain-containing protein has product MMMLAIVTISTHVAPAMANRVAIVVNGSAITSGDVNRRVKLLQLQRERGNLKKKAQEQLIEEAIKMSEVRRLRASASDAQVNQSFARFASANKLSTKQMSQMLSQAGVGANHFKEFIRVQMSWPRVVNARFSSGGRMSTEDLVSKMLERGGEKPTTTEYILQQVIFVVPQSKRKAILGKRKREAEAMRGRFVDCNSTRQFAKGLKDVSVRDLGRIMQPALPGEWKALVEKTQEGKTTKTRVTDRGVEFIAVCTSRQVSDDLAAEMVFRSEQASEDPGQNQNSQKYLKELRERARIQYNN; this is encoded by the coding sequence ATGATGATGCTGGCTATTGTCACGATTTCAACACATGTTGCGCCGGCAATGGCGAACCGGGTTGCGATCGTCGTCAACGGCAGCGCCATCACATCCGGAGATGTCAACCGTCGGGTGAAGCTCCTGCAATTGCAGCGGGAACGCGGAAACCTGAAGAAGAAGGCGCAAGAGCAGCTCATCGAGGAAGCCATAAAGATGTCAGAGGTGCGGCGGCTGCGCGCCAGCGCATCCGATGCCCAGGTCAACCAGTCCTTTGCGCGCTTTGCTTCTGCAAACAAGCTGTCCACCAAACAAATGTCACAGATGCTGAGCCAGGCCGGTGTGGGCGCCAATCATTTCAAGGAGTTCATCCGGGTGCAGATGTCATGGCCGCGCGTCGTGAACGCACGCTTCAGTTCGGGCGGCAGGATGAGCACAGAAGATCTTGTATCCAAAATGCTCGAGCGCGGCGGTGAAAAGCCGACGACAACAGAATATATCCTGCAGCAGGTCATCTTTGTTGTGCCTCAGTCAAAACGAAAGGCGATTCTCGGCAAACGGAAACGGGAAGCCGAGGCGATGCGTGGACGATTTGTCGACTGCAACAGCACCCGCCAGTTTGCAAAGGGGCTGAAGGATGTTTCCGTCAGGGATCTGGGGCGCATCATGCAGCCGGCATTGCCAGGTGAATGGAAGGCGCTGGTGGAAAAGACCCAGGAAGGCAAAACGACAAAGACCCGGGTGACGGATCGCGGCGTGGAGTTTATCGCCGTATGCACGAGCAGGCAGGTGTCTGACGATCTGGCGGCAGAAATGGTGTTTCGCTCCGAACAGGCCTCTGAAGACCCCGGTCAGAACCAGAACAGCCAGAAATACCTGAAGGAACTGCGGGAACGCGCACGCATCCAGTACAACAATTGA
- the pdxA gene encoding 4-hydroxythreonine-4-phosphate dehydrogenase PdxA yields the protein MPGSGSKPKPIALTMGDPAGIGPDITLAMWKQRNDRQLPPLFAVSCPALLDERASALGIDVNISKIRAPHEALACGDHLPVMTLENPVGAIAGAPDPANSPAVIESIERAVALTAGEEAAAVVTCPIAKEQLYSAGFAFAGHTEFLAELAERHFGSCRRPVMMLAGPRLRAVPVTIHIPLRDVPDVLSEEAIVETVTIVVDDLRTRFGIDRPRIAVAGLNPHAGEKGALGQEDADIVAPAVSRLKSGGVNAVGPLPADTMFHEAARSQYDAAICMYHDQALIPAKALDFDQTVNTTLGLPFVRTSPDHGTAFDIAGTGKARADSLIAAIEMAAMMIASPRLKADPE from the coding sequence ATGCCGGGCTCGGGAAGCAAACCAAAACCGATCGCCCTTACCATGGGTGACCCGGCCGGAATTGGCCCGGATATCACATTGGCAATGTGGAAGCAGCGCAACGACAGGCAGCTTCCGCCGCTTTTTGCGGTATCCTGCCCTGCCCTACTTGACGAACGCGCCTCAGCCCTTGGGATCGATGTCAATATAAGCAAAATCCGGGCTCCTCACGAAGCGCTCGCATGCGGCGATCACTTGCCCGTCATGACGCTTGAGAACCCCGTCGGGGCGATAGCGGGGGCTCCCGATCCGGCAAACTCTCCGGCAGTTATTGAGTCGATTGAACGCGCCGTTGCACTCACTGCAGGTGAAGAGGCTGCTGCCGTTGTCACCTGCCCTATTGCCAAGGAACAGCTTTATTCGGCAGGCTTCGCGTTTGCCGGTCACACCGAGTTTCTGGCTGAATTGGCGGAGCGTCATTTCGGGTCCTGCCGGCGTCCGGTGATGATGCTGGCTGGCCCGCGCTTGAGAGCCGTTCCGGTGACCATCCATATTCCGCTGCGTGATGTACCGGATGTTCTTTCCGAAGAGGCGATTGTCGAAACGGTTACAATTGTCGTGGACGATCTGCGCACTCGGTTCGGCATCGACCGACCACGGATCGCAGTGGCTGGCCTCAATCCGCATGCCGGCGAAAAAGGCGCGCTCGGTCAAGAAGATGCCGATATTGTCGCCCCGGCAGTAAGCCGGCTGAAATCCGGCGGCGTGAACGCTGTCGGGCCCCTACCGGCCGATACCATGTTCCACGAGGCCGCTCGCAGCCAATATGACGCGGCCATCTGCATGTATCATGACCAGGCCCTTATTCCGGCAAAGGCGCTGGACTTCGATCAAACAGTCAACACGACCCTTGGTCTTCCCTTTGTGCGCACATCGCCCGATCACGGGACAGCTTTCGACATTGCAGGTACCGGCAAGGCGCGTGCCGATAGCCTGATAGCAGCCATTGAGATGGCTGCAATGATGATAGCGTCCCCCCGACTGAAAGCCGACCCGGAATGA
- the rsmA gene encoding 16S rRNA (adenine(1518)-N(6)/adenine(1519)-N(6))-dimethyltransferase RsmA: MTAIDGLPPLRDVIKRFGLDARKSLGQNFLLDLNLTQKIARAAGDLEGATILEVGPGPGGLTRALLANGVRKVIVIERDQRCIPALKEIEEHYHDRLDIVEADALETDFAALAGKETVKVVSNLPYNIGTPLLVGWLLSEPWPPYFASLTLMFQKEVAQRIVAAPGSGAYGRLSVLSGWRAEAKLVFDVPRQAFTPPPKVTSSVVHLTPRAAPFECSATALSMLTQAAFGQRRKMLRQSLKSLGGEALLEAAGIDARRRAETLSVEEFCRIATLMRKT; this comes from the coding sequence ATGACCGCGATCGATGGGCTGCCGCCACTGCGCGACGTCATCAAACGCTTCGGCCTGGATGCACGCAAAAGCCTAGGTCAGAATTTCCTTCTTGACCTCAATCTGACCCAGAAGATTGCAAGAGCCGCCGGAGACCTGGAGGGCGCAACCATTCTGGAGGTCGGCCCAGGCCCAGGCGGCCTTACGCGCGCGCTGCTGGCAAACGGGGTCAGGAAAGTCATTGTCATAGAACGGGACCAGCGCTGTATTCCCGCCCTGAAGGAAATAGAAGAGCACTATCACGACCGTCTCGATATCGTTGAAGCGGATGCGTTGGAGACGGATTTCGCGGCGCTCGCGGGAAAGGAGACGGTCAAGGTCGTCTCCAACCTTCCCTATAATATCGGAACGCCCCTGCTCGTCGGCTGGCTTCTGTCAGAGCCCTGGCCACCCTATTTCGCCTCGCTCACACTGATGTTTCAGAAGGAAGTCGCACAGCGCATTGTCGCCGCGCCCGGTTCAGGAGCGTATGGCCGCCTCAGTGTTCTTTCAGGCTGGCGAGCGGAGGCAAAGCTAGTGTTTGACGTTCCGCGTCAGGCGTTTACACCCCCACCGAAAGTAACTTCATCCGTTGTGCATCTTACGCCGCGGGCCGCGCCTTTTGAGTGTTCGGCAACCGCGCTTTCGATGCTCACACAGGCGGCCTTCGGCCAACGGCGCAAAATGCTTCGCCAGAGCCTGAAGAGCCTAGGCGGAGAGGCATTGCTGGAAGCGGCTGGAATCGACGCGCGGCGGCGTGCGGAAACCTTGAGCGTCGAGGAGTTCTGCCGGATCGCAACTCTCATGCGCAAGACCTGA
- a CDS encoding ROK family transcriptional regulator, translating to MGGTAGQGRYRLSDSECEIMNIVRRHGSISRAAIADFTDLAQQSIHRIVDGLITLRLLRPQKAIIRGRGKPSPQIVLDTDTTATIGISISVAGITYCAADLAGSELCAGALDAPPDDREAVLGEITDVLSALQRKGPLSGRDIIGVGASIQGFRTLESNSFVTPKDIGNWSLIPLGELFGNRFAPSFFFENNATCAALAELYCGGGEEFRCFAYLSFTSGFGCGLIWDEKPLYGGHGNAGEIGTIFTPDNLVHRPALIELHKRLTDRGMKITYRQLLDEFDPEWPGVPDWIEEVMPSLNLCIRAFTAILDPNAVFFGGEAPRQLRQMLINACEPAQKDTHCGPKPFPKLLLSRIDGDAAILGATMLPLQHTVFRPRCG from the coding sequence TTGGGTGGGACCGCCGGGCAGGGTCGTTACCGGCTCTCGGACAGCGAATGCGAGATTATGAACATTGTGCGTCGGCACGGTTCGATTTCTCGTGCCGCAATCGCTGACTTCACAGATCTGGCGCAGCAATCCATCCACCGGATTGTTGACGGGTTGATTACGCTACGGCTCTTGAGGCCACAAAAGGCGATCATAAGGGGCAGGGGAAAGCCGAGTCCCCAGATTGTGCTTGATACCGATACGACCGCGACGATAGGAATATCCATAAGCGTTGCCGGAATAACCTATTGTGCGGCTGATCTGGCCGGCTCCGAACTGTGCGCCGGAGCGCTGGATGCGCCGCCGGACGACCGGGAAGCCGTACTTGGTGAAATCACAGATGTCCTGTCCGCTCTGCAACGCAAAGGGCCGCTGTCGGGGCGTGATATTATCGGCGTAGGAGCTTCAATTCAGGGTTTCCGTACCCTGGAATCCAACAGTTTTGTTACACCGAAAGACATCGGCAATTGGTCTCTTATCCCGCTCGGCGAGTTGTTTGGGAACCGCTTCGCTCCATCGTTCTTCTTTGAAAACAATGCGACCTGCGCTGCCCTTGCGGAATTGTATTGCGGTGGCGGTGAGGAGTTCAGATGTTTTGCCTATCTGTCATTCACCAGCGGGTTTGGATGCGGCCTGATATGGGATGAAAAACCCCTCTATGGCGGGCATGGCAATGCCGGTGAAATCGGAACCATCTTCACACCCGACAATTTGGTTCATCGACCGGCTCTCATCGAACTCCACAAGAGGCTGACGGACAGGGGCATGAAGATTACCTATCGCCAGTTGCTCGATGAGTTTGACCCTGAATGGCCAGGCGTTCCTGATTGGATTGAGGAGGTGATGCCGAGCCTTAACCTTTGCATACGGGCATTCACCGCGATCCTGGATCCGAATGCGGTATTCTTTGGCGGCGAGGCCCCACGGCAACTTCGTCAGATGCTCATCAATGCCTGTGAACCGGCCCAGAAGGATACTCATTGCGGCCCAAAACCGTTTCCCAAACTTCTCCTGAGCCGCATCGACGGCGATGCCGCGATATTGGGAGCGACCATGCTGCCCCTTCAACACACCGTCTTCCGGCCGCGGTGCGGCTAG
- a CDS encoding glycerophosphodiester phosphodiesterase family protein, translating into MPSDRPIVDQPVLAHRGASAFAPENTLRAVELAAEMGAKWIETDVQITADGGLVIIHDLELDRTTSGNGFVGLTPTDHIRSLDAGSWFDPSFCNCRVPTLEEFLACILDNDLSLQLELKDLPGREYELADAVCALLREYWPFGENGLFISGFSPRCLMRAKQNLPDVPGAIALVCVPDDPDGYARDVGASIIHVQDCFVDDAALERIRRSSVEFAVATVNDPDRANYLIDSGVQSVLTDDPMVLQRGNMDTTTQAVAR; encoded by the coding sequence ATGCCGTCAGACCGTCCAATTGTAGATCAGCCCGTTCTCGCCCACAGGGGAGCATCGGCCTTTGCGCCAGAAAACACCTTGCGCGCTGTGGAACTGGCGGCCGAGATGGGAGCCAAATGGATCGAGACGGATGTGCAAATAACTGCAGACGGCGGATTGGTGATCATTCATGACCTGGAGCTTGACAGAACAACGAGCGGTAACGGGTTTGTCGGGCTCACGCCAACCGATCACATCCGCTCACTGGATGCGGGAAGCTGGTTTGACCCTTCCTTTTGCAATTGCCGTGTTCCGACGCTGGAGGAGTTCCTTGCTTGCATTCTCGACAATGACTTAAGCCTGCAGCTCGAACTCAAGGACCTTCCGGGCCGGGAATATGAACTTGCCGACGCGGTATGCGCTTTGCTGCGGGAGTACTGGCCGTTCGGCGAGAACGGCCTTTTTATCTCAGGGTTCTCTCCGCGTTGCCTCATGCGGGCAAAGCAGAACCTGCCGGATGTGCCGGGGGCGATTGCACTTGTTTGCGTACCGGACGATCCGGACGGCTATGCCCGGGATGTGGGCGCGAGTATCATTCATGTTCAGGACTGTTTTGTCGATGATGCGGCTCTTGAGCGCATTCGCAGATCCAGTGTCGAATTCGCGGTCGCAACCGTCAATGATCCGGATCGGGCAAATTATCTGATCGATTCGGGCGTTCAGTCGGTTCTTACGGATGATCCGATGGTGCTGCAACGGGGCAATATGGACACCACGACCCAGGCGGTGGCGCGTTGA
- the gmk gene encoding guanylate kinase: MLVLSSPSGAGKSTIARSLLENDKELSLSVSVTTRKRRGSEIDGVHYRFLSDVEFERLRDTDALLEWAEVHGNFYGTPREAVEKNMADGRDMLFDIDWQGAVQLQEKMAADVVSVFILPPSLAELKSRLHRRAEDSQEVIEMRLENSRAEMEHWRDYDYVVINDDLDRAYSAVRSIVLAERLRRDRRPGLFDFVSGLLDEKLP, translated from the coding sequence ATGCTGGTGCTTTCATCGCCATCAGGCGCCGGAAAATCCACCATCGCGCGGAGCCTTCTGGAAAACGACAAGGAACTGAGCCTGTCCGTCAGCGTGACAACGCGTAAGCGTCGCGGCAGCGAGATAGATGGCGTGCATTACCGCTTCCTCTCGGACGTGGAATTCGAGCGGCTGCGGGATACCGATGCGCTTCTGGAATGGGCGGAAGTGCACGGCAACTTCTATGGAACGCCGCGCGAAGCAGTGGAAAAAAACATGGCCGACGGCCGTGACATGTTGTTCGACATCGATTGGCAGGGCGCCGTTCAACTGCAGGAAAAGATGGCTGCCGACGTTGTCTCCGTCTTCATCCTTCCGCCGTCACTGGCGGAGCTGAAATCGCGCCTCCACCGGCGCGCCGAAGACAGCCAAGAGGTCATCGAAATGCGCCTCGAAAACTCCAGGGCAGAGATGGAACACTGGCGCGACTACGATTACGTCGTCATCAATGACGACCTCGACCGGGCTTATTCGGCGGTCCGCTCCATCGTTCTTGCGGAACGATTGCGGCGTGACCGACGTCCCGGTCTTTTTGATTTCGTTTCCGGACTGCTGGACGAAAAGCTGCCGTAA
- a CDS encoding YicC/YloC family endoribonuclease, translating to MALQSMTGYAHQEGTYEALRWTWEMRSVNGRGLDARIRVPTGFERLEQAVRDKLSSVFTRGNIQITLTVTREERRVDARVNSDVLDAILALADELRERTDGQPPRIDGLLNIRGVLEFHEPVPDENAAKAEQVAILSSLDSTIAALHTMRQAEGERIGKIIAGQIDRFETLARQVEADPSLEPEAIRQRLKSQVQAVLESATELDEDRLHMEAAILAAKADIREEIDRILAHVEASRALMGEGGAVGRRLDFLAQEFNRESNTICSKSNASSVTAIGLELKVLIDQFREQIQNLE from the coding sequence GTGGCACTACAGTCAATGACGGGCTATGCCCATCAGGAAGGGACATACGAAGCTCTGCGCTGGACCTGGGAAATGCGCAGCGTCAATGGTCGTGGCCTTGATGCGCGCATACGGGTGCCGACCGGCTTCGAGCGGCTGGAACAGGCCGTAAGGGACAAGCTGTCTTCGGTTTTTACCAGGGGCAATATCCAGATCACACTGACCGTCACGCGTGAGGAGCGCCGTGTCGATGCAAGGGTGAACAGCGACGTGCTCGATGCCATCCTCGCGCTGGCGGATGAACTGCGCGAGCGCACGGATGGGCAACCACCCAGGATCGACGGTCTGCTGAATATCCGTGGCGTCCTTGAGTTTCACGAGCCGGTTCCGGATGAAAATGCGGCAAAGGCCGAACAGGTTGCGATATTGAGCAGTCTTGATTCAACCATTGCCGCTCTGCACACGATGCGTCAGGCAGAGGGCGAGCGGATCGGTAAAATCATCGCCGGTCAGATTGATCGCTTCGAAACCCTCGCGCGTCAGGTTGAGGCGGATCCTTCCCTCGAACCGGAAGCTATCCGTCAACGCCTGAAGTCACAGGTGCAGGCTGTTCTTGAGTCCGCAACGGAACTTGATGAAGACCGTTTGCACATGGAGGCTGCAATCCTCGCGGCCAAAGCGGATATCCGCGAAGAGATCGACCGTATCCTTGCTCATGTGGAGGCAAGCCGCGCGCTTATGGGAGAAGGCGGGGCAGTCGGCCGGCGTCTCGATTTTTTGGCACAGGAATTCAACCGGGAATCAAATACTATCTGTTCCAAGTCGAACGCCTCGTCAGTGACGGCGATCGGACTTGAGCTCAAAGTGCTTATCGATCAGTTTCGAGAGCAGATTCAGAACCTGGAGTAA
- the mltG gene encoding endolytic transglycosylase MltG yields MSDGNISGDQGGAGRPRSNGPIIPQSARQALKPEEAPQPPKRSERARSQFVVFLNFIMSFVVILTLAAAGAVYFGKIKFDGEGPLTRNIYVMVPEGMGVSGIANRLQRREAIDSATIFRFGVSAYMPNDTLKAGEYEIKAGSSMRDIMELLRSGKSILHSVTIAEGLTVEQIFERLARSPELTGDLPQEMPPEGSLRPETYKFTRGTTRAEIVEQMRASQDALVNQIWTSRDNDLPIETKEEFVTLASIVEKETGRADERTLVASVFMNRLERGMRLQSDPTIIYGIFGGKGKPSDRPIYKSDIEKPTPYNTYVINGLPPTPIANPGRAALEAVAKPSRTNNVYFVADGTGGHVFAETLEQHNRNVRRWRQIEAERAKQKEEAAE; encoded by the coding sequence GTGAGCGACGGTAATATTTCTGGTGATCAGGGTGGCGCGGGCCGGCCGAGATCCAACGGTCCAATCATACCGCAATCGGCGAGACAGGCGCTGAAACCTGAAGAGGCGCCTCAGCCACCGAAACGATCTGAGCGTGCGCGCAGCCAGTTTGTTGTTTTTCTTAACTTCATCATGTCGTTCGTGGTGATTTTGACGCTGGCGGCGGCCGGTGCCGTTTACTTCGGCAAGATCAAGTTTGACGGCGAGGGGCCGCTGACCCGCAACATCTATGTCATGGTGCCTGAAGGCATGGGCGTAAGCGGAATTGCCAACAGGCTCCAGCGCCGCGAGGCCATCGACAGCGCAACGATCTTCAGGTTTGGCGTCAGCGCCTATATGCCGAACGATACGCTCAAGGCCGGCGAATATGAGATCAAGGCCGGTTCATCCATGCGGGATATTATGGAGCTGCTGCGCTCCGGCAAATCGATTTTGCACTCCGTAACCATTGCCGAGGGCCTGACCGTCGAGCAGATCTTCGAGCGCCTTGCCCGCAGTCCGGAACTGACCGGCGATCTGCCGCAGGAAATGCCGCCTGAAGGATCTCTGAGGCCGGAGACATACAAATTCACGCGTGGCACCACCCGTGCAGAAATCGTCGAGCAGATGCGCGCCTCACAGGATGCGCTGGTCAACCAGATTTGGACGTCTCGCGATAACGACTTGCCGATTGAGACAAAGGAAGAATTTGTCACGCTGGCATCCATTGTCGAAAAGGAAACGGGCCGCGCTGACGAGCGGACCCTTGTCGCGTCCGTTTTCATGAACCGTCTTGAGCGCGGCATGCGCCTGCAGAGCGATCCAACCATCATCTATGGTATATTCGGTGGAAAGGGTAAGCCGTCCGACAGGCCGATATACAAGTCGGATATCGAGAAGCCGACCCCGTATAACACCTATGTTATCAACGGACTGCCGCCCACGCCGATTGCAAATCCCGGGCGGGCGGCCCTGGAGGCGGTTGCAAAGCCATCGCGCACGAACAATGTCTATTTCGTGGCGGACGGAACCGGCGGTCATGTGTTCGCGGAAACGCTGGAGCAACATAACCGCAATGTCCGGCGCTGGCGCCAGATCGAGGCTGAGCGCGCCAAGCAGAAGGAAGAGGCGGCCGAGTAA
- the fabF gene encoding beta-ketoacyl-ACP synthase II, protein MRRVVITGIGMVSPLGNGAEVTWERLVAGGNAADRIKEFEIEDLAAKIACRIPVGDGSDGTFDADVHMEPKEQRKVDPYITYAMAAADHALEDAGWKPESDEDQIATGVMIGSGIGGLQGIVDAGYTLQDRGPRRISPFFIPGRLINLAAGQVSIRHNLRGPNHSVVTACSTGAHAIGDASRLIGLGDADVMVAGGTESPICRIAMAGFAACKALSTGYNDDPKSASRPYDEARDGFVMGEGAGVVVLEELEHAKARGAKIYAEIIGYGLSGDAFHITAPSEDGDGAYRCMQSAMKRAGVSASDIDYINAHGTSTMADTIELAAVERLVGDAASGISMSSTKSAIGHLLGAAGAVEAIFCTLAIRDNIAPPTLNLDNPSVETAIDLVPKVAREREINVALSNSFGFGGTNASLVLRKFDG, encoded by the coding sequence ATGAGGCGTGTAGTAATCACGGGAATCGGAATGGTTTCTCCTCTCGGCAATGGTGCCGAGGTAACCTGGGAGAGGCTTGTGGCCGGTGGTAATGCGGCCGATCGGATCAAAGAGTTCGAAATTGAGGATCTTGCTGCAAAAATCGCCTGCCGCATTCCGGTTGGCGATGGCAGTGATGGTACCTTCGATGCCGACGTCCACATGGAGCCGAAAGAGCAGCGTAAGGTCGACCCCTACATCACCTACGCCATGGCCGCTGCGGACCACGCGCTCGAGGATGCCGGATGGAAGCCTGAGAGCGATGAAGACCAGATCGCGACAGGTGTGATGATCGGGTCGGGTATCGGCGGACTGCAGGGCATCGTCGACGCCGGCTACACCCTGCAGGACAGGGGACCGCGCCGTATTTCTCCGTTTTTCATACCGGGCAGGCTCATCAATCTCGCCGCCGGTCAGGTGTCGATCCGCCACAATTTGCGCGGGCCCAACCATTCCGTGGTCACGGCTTGTTCGACCGGTGCGCATGCAATCGGAGACGCCAGCCGGCTGATCGGGCTGGGCGATGCCGATGTGATGGTTGCTGGCGGAACCGAATCGCCGATCTGCCGTATCGCCATGGCCGGATTTGCCGCCTGCAAGGCGCTCTCGACAGGCTATAACGACGATCCGAAGAGCGCTTCGCGCCCCTATGACGAAGCGCGGGACGGGTTTGTCATGGGAGAGGGAGCCGGCGTGGTCGTTCTGGAGGAGTTGGAACACGCCAAGGCGCGCGGTGCCAAAATCTACGCGGAAATCATCGGCTACGGATTGTCTGGCGATGCATTTCACATCACAGCGCCTTCCGAAGATGGAGACGGCGCCTATCGCTGCATGCAGTCCGCCATGAAACGGGCAGGGGTCTCTGCGTCCGATATCGACTATATCAATGCGCATGGCACATCGACCATGGCCGATACGATCGAGCTGGCGGCGGTTGAGCGGCTGGTTGGCGATGCGGCCTCGGGCATATCGATGTCCTCGACGAAATCGGCAATCGGTCATCTGTTGGGTGCGGCGGGAGCTGTGGAGGCGATATTCTGCACGCTCGCCATCCGGGATAATATCGCACCACCGACACTTAATCTCGATAATCCTTCGGTTGAGACCGCGATCGATCTCGTGCCGAAAGTGGCGCGTGAGCGTGAGATTAATGTTGCATTGTCGAATTCCTTCGGTTTCGGCGGCACCAATGCTTCACTGGTGCTCAGAAAGTTCGACGGATAA
- a CDS encoding acyl carrier protein, whose product MSDIAERVKNIVVEHLGVDAEKVSDGASFIDDLGADSLDTVELVMAFEEEFGVEIPDDAADTILTVGDAVKYIEKAQA is encoded by the coding sequence ATGAGCGATATCGCAGAACGCGTTAAGAATATTGTTGTCGAGCATCTTGGCGTCGACGCTGAGAAAGTATCGGACGGCGCAAGCTTCATTGATGATCTTGGTGCCGATTCTCTCGACACGGTTGAGCTTGTCATGGCGTTCGAGGAAGAATTTGGTGTCGAGATCCCCGATGATGCCGCAGATACCATCCTCACTGTCGGGGATGCAGTAAAGTACATCGAGAAAGCTCAGGCCTGA
- the fabG gene encoding 3-oxoacyl-[acyl-carrier-protein] reductase, with protein sequence MFELNGRKALITGASGGIGEEIARVLHANGAIVGLHGTRVEKLETLAAELGTNAHIFPANLSDRDEVKALGEAAEERLEGVDILVNNAGITRDGLFVRMTDEDWDSVINVNLTAVFNLTRQLTHPMMRRRGGRIINITSVVGVTGNPGQANYCASKAGMIGFSKSLAAEIAPRNVTVNCVAPGFIESAMTEKLNDKQKDAIMGAIPMKRMGTGVEVASAVAYLASDEAAYVTGQTIHVNGGMAMI encoded by the coding sequence ATGTTTGAACTCAACGGACGCAAGGCACTCATCACCGGTGCTTCGGGCGGGATCGGCGAAGAGATTGCCCGTGTTCTGCACGCCAACGGCGCAATCGTCGGACTTCACGGCACGCGTGTTGAAAAGCTCGAAACGCTTGCAGCGGAGCTGGGAACGAATGCCCATATTTTCCCGGCAAATCTTTCAGATCGCGATGAGGTCAAGGCACTGGGCGAGGCGGCGGAAGAAAGGCTCGAGGGTGTCGATATCCTCGTCAACAATGCAGGCATAACAAGGGACGGGCTTTTCGTGCGTATGACGGATGAGGACTGGGATTCGGTCATCAACGTCAACCTGACGGCCGTCTTCAATCTGACACGGCAGTTGACCCATCCGATGATGCGCCGTCGTGGCGGACGCATTATCAACATAACCTCGGTCGTCGGTGTGACGGGAAATCCGGGACAGGCCAATTACTGCGCATCGAAGGCAGGCATGATCGGCTTCTCCAAATCGCTTGCCGCGGAGATTGCGCCGCGCAATGTGACGGTGAACTGCGTTGCGCCCGGTTTCATCGAATCGGCCATGACTGAAAAACTGAACGACAAACAGAAAGACGCCATTATGGGTGCCATTCCCATGAAACGCATGGGCACCGGCGTCGAGGTCGCATCGGCCGTGGCGTATCTTGCCTCGGACGAGGCGGCTTACGTCACCGGTCAAACCATTCATGTCAATGGCGGAATGGCCATGATCTGA
- the fabD gene encoding ACP S-malonyltransferase: protein MSTAFTFPGQGSQSVGMGKDLADAFPAARAVFEEIDDALDQKLSALMWEGPEDELTLTANAQPALMAVSMAAMRALEAGGFSLKDKVAYVAGHSLGEYSALAAAGALTVGDTARLLRIRGNAMQQAVPVGKGAMAAIIGLEEDAVEAVCIECSDAGVCQIANDNGGGQIVISGARESIEKAVTAAGEKGAKRALLLPVSAPFHSELMQPAADAMRSALDDVTLNAPAVPLVANVVAAPIGDPDKIKQLLVEQVTGRVRWRETVSWFAANGVTELYEVGAGKVLTGLARRIDRSVAGKAINTPQDIEAYLGG from the coding sequence ATGAGCACGGCGTTTACATTTCCGGGGCAGGGCAGCCAAAGTGTCGGCATGGGCAAGGACCTTGCGGATGCATTTCCTGCCGCCCGGGCGGTCTTTGAAGAAATTGACGATGCTCTGGATCAGAAGCTTTCTGCATTGATGTGGGAAGGCCCGGAAGACGAGTTGACGTTGACGGCAAACGCCCAACCGGCCTTGATGGCGGTTTCGATGGCCGCAATGCGTGCGCTTGAAGCTGGCGGGTTTTCACTCAAGGACAAGGTTGCATATGTTGCCGGTCACTCTTTGGGGGAATATTCCGCACTGGCCGCCGCCGGCGCGCTGACGGTCGGCGATACCGCAAGACTCCTGCGCATTCGCGGTAATGCGATGCAGCAGGCTGTGCCGGTCGGTAAGGGGGCCATGGCCGCAATCATCGGGCTCGAGGAAGATGCGGTGGAAGCCGTGTGCATCGAGTGTTCCGATGCCGGTGTTTGCCAGATCGCCAACGACAATGGTGGCGGGCAGATTGTCATTTCCGGAGCGCGCGAAAGCATTGAAAAGGCTGTCACCGCTGCCGGAGAAAAGGGCGCCAAGCGCGCACTGCTCCTTCCCGTATCGGCGCCTTTCCATTCCGAATTGATGCAACCGGCCGCCGATGCCATGCGTTCTGCGCTCGATGATGTGACGTTGAATGCGCCGGCAGTGCCACTGGTCGCCAACGTCGTTGCGGCACCGATCGGCGATCCGGACAAGATAAAACAATTGCTGGTCGAGCAGGTAACCGGCCGCGTGCGCTGGCGCGAGACGGTTTCCTGGTTTGCTGCAAACGGCGTAACCGAGCTTTACGAGGTCGGCGCCGGAAAGGTGCTGACCGGCCTGGCGCGCCGTATCGATCGCTCAGTTGCCGGCAAAGCCATCAACACACCGCAAGACATCGAGGCGTATCTGGGCGGATGA